In Arachis stenosperma cultivar V10309 chromosome 1, arast.V10309.gnm1.PFL2, whole genome shotgun sequence, one DNA window encodes the following:
- the LOC130983852 gene encoding pectinesterase-like → MGKLVIAYIILGFYSLFIIVHGTDNKLSCNQTPYPTLCNHYIGTTNYSISSSYYSFHDMALKVTMDQAIVAHKLVSSTMESNHFKDKRAKSAWQDCLELYENTIYQLNRSMSSNNLNDRLTWQSASIANQQTCQNGFLDSNLSSHYLNYFPSISTNLSNLLSNSLSITNTLTSFTSLPKHPVVRGGRKLLSFNGFPDWLSPSDRRLLQALPGTAAPKADIVVAQDGSGNYKSVSEGVAAAGRVNKNGRVVVYVKAGVYRESVNIKGGIKNLMMFGDGIGVTIITGSKNYEDGSTTVGSATFTVSSDGFIARDLTIENSAGAQKHQAVALLSSSDHSVFYRCSFRGYQDTLYVLSQRQFYRDCDIYGTIDFIFGDAVALFQNCNIFLRKPMTKQQNAVTAQGRTDPNENTGIVIHNCRIMAASDLKPVQGSVKCFLGRPWQKYSRTVVVKSSLDGLIEAAGWMPWAGSFALNTLYYGEYMNIGAGANTAGRVKWPGFHVITNPSEALKFTVANFLDGGSWIPGTGVPFETGL, encoded by the exons ATGGGCAAGTTGGTCATTGCATACATTATTTTAGGCTTTTATTCTCTCTTCATTATTGTGCATGGCACTGATAATAAGTTATCATGCAATCAAACTCCATATCCCACTCTTTGTAACCATTACATTGGCACTACCAATTATTCAATTTCATCTTCTTATTATTCCTTCCATGACATGGCCCTTAAGGTCACCATGGACCAAGCAATAGTAGCACACAAACTTGTCTCATCAACCATGGAATCCAACCATTTCAAAGACAAGAGAGCCAAGTCCGCATGGCAAGATTGTTTGGAACTCTATGAGAATACAATCTATCAGCTCAACCGTTCAATGAGCTCAAACAATCTAAACGACAGGTTAACATGGCAAAGTGCTTCTATTGCCAATCAACAAACATGCCAAAACGGTTTTCTTGATTCTAACCTTTCATCTCACTACCTAAACTACTTTCCATCCATTTCAACCAACTTATCCAACTTGCTCAgcaactctttgtccattaccAATACATTAACGTCCTTCACTTCGTTACCAAAACACCCGGTTGTTCGCGGCGGTCGAAAATTGCTTTCCTTTAATGGCTTCCCAGACTGGCTATCTCCTTCCGACAGGAGGCTTCTTCAGGCTTTGCCGGGAACGGCGGCACCGAAGGCAGACATTGTGGTGGCACAGGACGGGAGTGGGAATTACAAGAGTGTTTCGGAGGGCGTGGCGGCGGCCGGTAGGGTGAATAAGAATGGTCGAGTGGTTGTGTACGTGAAAGCTGGTGTTTACCGGGAGAGTGTGAACATAAAAGGAGGTATAAAGAATTTAATGATGTTTGGGGATGGTATTGGAGTTACCATTATTACGGGTAGCAAGAATTATGAAGATGGCTCCACCACTGTTGGTTCAGCTACTTTTA CGGTGTCGAGTGATGGGTTCATAGCCAGGGACCTAACAATTGAAAACAGTGCTGGGGCACAGAAGCACCAAGCGGTGGCACTTCTTTCCAGCTCCGATCACTCCGTCTTCTACCGCTGTAGCTTCAGAGGCTACCAAGACACCTTATACGTCCTTTCCCAACGCCAATTCTACCGCGACTGTGACATCTACGGCACCATTGACTTCATCTTCGGTGACGCCGTCGCCCTCTTCCAAAACTGCAACATCTTCTTGAGAAAACCAATGACTAAGCAACAGAACGCAGTCACAGCACAAGGGAGAACCGACCCCAACGAGAACACCGGCATTGTCATCCACAACTGCCGCATCATGGCGGCTTCAGATCTGAAGCCAGTTCAGGGATCTGTGAAGTGCTTCCTGGGCCGGCCGTGGCAGAAGTACTCAAGAACGGTGGTGGTGAAGAGTAGCCTGGACGGTTTGATTGAAGCGGCAGGGTGGATGCCATGGGCGGGAAGCTTTGCCTTGAATACATTGTATTATGGAGAGTATATGAATATTGGAGCTGGTGCTAACACTGCAGGGAGGGTTAAATGGCCTGGCTTTCATGTTATTACCAACCCTTCTGAGGCTTTGAAATTTACTGTTGCTAATTTCTTGGATGGTGGATCCTGGATTCCTGGAACTGGTGTTCCCTTTGAAACTGGCCTTTGA
- the LOC130941476 gene encoding BTB/POZ domain-containing protein At3g50780-like: MSEIKHNRMDQGQTKIKNVPIAVTPEGFWCCPSPVFQKGLRNQNPLNKPTPSSPLPARSTVKKKTVPVTMNERRASSAPPTPSRLVNSDEKQCPEQPSANASVASPRAKIESLPRKVAIEFGDPGTCDMKVVLVGKQGLCVKLSVHRDVLKEKSVFFCEKLSDETNLSWLQIDECEDVEIYVEIVGLMYCKEIRQRLMRQSVSRILRILKVAEFLSFGSCIESCLEYLEAVPWVGEEEEEKVVSTVRQLQGEGIGVNPVLKRVSSNISNVGNDTVSQIIDLVLKSNEERGRREMKYIVLKLLRESNSVANQGGSTDMIYNSCTSCMDSLLCLFKKASDPGFAKKPSDMRDPVVKQIALESDNLSWLVEILMEKQAAGEFVGKWANQRELAILHVKLPTVYRYHVSCISGRLYVGIGRGQLLPSKETRQLLLQTWLQPLINDYNWLHHGCRGFDGKLVEEGIGRTILTLPLEDQQSILLSWLASFLKSGDSCPNLHRAFEVWWRRTFIRPYVQCQGSNAMTHTSMLSKQQ; the protein is encoded by the exons ATGTCTGAAATTAAGCATAACCGGATGGATCAAGGACAAACAAAGATTAAGAATGTTCCAATAGCTGTCACCCCAGAAGGGTTTTGGTGTTGTCCATCACCTGTGTTCCAGAAAGGCCTCAGAAACCAAAATCCTTTGAATAAACCGACACCCTCTTCGCCGCTGCCGGCAAGAAGCACAGTCAAGAAAAAGACTGTTCCGGTGACAATGAATGAAAGAAGAGCTTCTTCTGCACCGCCAACCCCATCAAGATTGGTGAATTCTGATGAAAAGCAATGTCCGGAGCAGCCTTCGGCTAATGCGTCCGTGGCGTCGCCACGGGCAAAAATCGAGTCTTTGCCGAGGAAGGTTGCTATTGAGTTTGGTGATCCAGGAACGTGTGATATGAAGGTGGTGTTGGTGGGGAAGCAGGGGCTTTGTGTGAAGTTGAGTGTGCACAGGGATGTTCTGAAAGAGAAGAGTGTTTTCTTTTGTGAGAAACTTTCTGATGAAACCAACTTGTCGTGGCTCCAAATCGATGAATGCGAGGATGTtgaaatatatgttgaaatCGTAGGTCTCATGTACTGCAAGGAGATTAGGCAGAGGCTTATGAGGCAAAGCGTTTCTCGCATTCTTCGAATACTAAAG GTTGCGGAATTCCTGAGCTTCGGTTCATGTATAGAATCATGTTTGGAGTACTTGGAAGCAGTCCCATGggtgggagaagaagaagaagaaaaggtggTTTCAACTGTACGACAACTCCAAGGAGAAGGAATTGGAGTCAACCCTGTGCTGAAACGAGTTTCTTCAAACATTTCTAATGTCGGAAACGACACTGTCTCGCAGATTATCGATCTTGTTCTCAAGAGCAACGAAGAAAGAGGTCGTCGAGAAATGAAGTACATAGTTCTGAAGCTCCTTAGGGAGAGTAAcagcgttgcaaatcaaggcggTTCAACTGACATGATTTATAATTCATGCACAAGTTGCATGGATTCTCTGTTGTGTCTGTTCAAGAAGGCTTCAGATCCAGGCTTTGCGAAGAAACCGAGCGATATGAGAGATCCTGTGGTAAAGCAAATAGCTCTGGAATCTGATAACCTCTCATGGTTGGTGGAGATCTTAATGGAGAAGCAAGCGGCCGGTGAGTTTGTGGGCAAGTGGGCGAACCAGCGGGAATTGGCCATCTTACATGTAAAGCTGCCAACTGTATACCGGTATCACGTCAGCTGCATTTCCGGAAGGTTGTATGTTGGCATCGGAAGAGGGCAGTTGCTGCCGTCGAAGGAGACGCGACAGTTGTTGTTACAGACATGGCTTCAGCCTCTAATCAATGATTACAACTGGCTACACCATGGATGCAGGGGATTTGATGGGAAACTTGTGGAAGAAGGAATTGGGAGGACCATTCTGACGTTGCCGCTGGAGGATCAGCAGAGTATTTTGCTTTCTTGGTTGGCAAGTTTCTTGAAGAGTGGTGATAGCTGCCCCAATCTTCACAGGGCTTTTGAGGTGTGGTGGAGGAGAACTTTCATTAGACCATATGTGCAATGTCAAGGCAGCAATGCCATGACTCATACTTCAATGTTGTCAAAGCAGCAATGA